The following coding sequences lie in one Arachis ipaensis cultivar K30076 chromosome B05, Araip1.1, whole genome shotgun sequence genomic window:
- the LOC107640828 gene encoding uncharacterized protein LOC107640828 yields MRYDGTKDPQEHMTAFEARMDLEGAGDAVRCRAFPVTLAGPAIRWFNALPQESITTFADISRNFLAQFTTRIDKAKHPINLLGVTQKPGEPTRKFLDRFNDECLEIDGLTDSVASLCLTNGLLNEDFRKHLTTKHVWTMQKIKSVAKEYINDEEVSQVVAANKRQIPGSSARQAPQVDRYKEAPRDGTLNKPPKHLRVGKFTNYTPLAAPIAIREGKLSEFSRLIREPRRRERKCFEEDRSRTVKPRQEPTGDANNPPTFIVNIVVGRDSPPKSKSAAKRDTRVLSISTDGPASSKKHPTISFDPEDKWFSDLPEDPPMVVTVMVGTGLVRRILVDTGADSNILFRNVFNAMGLRESDLKNHQHGVMGLGNNYIKPDRTISLPISLGTSDARKWVMADFIVLRDSTAYNIILERKTINKFSAIVCTKFLTMKFITDKGIVSSIRGDLETAVTCDSASLSLKKESKRAANVFLANLDVRMEDKPRPKPEGDMEKFQIGKMADQFTFVNRNLPP; encoded by the exons ATGAGGTACGATGGGACCAAAGACCCCCAGGAGCATATGACAGCTTTTGAAGCAAGGATGGACTTGGAAGGGGCAGGTGACGCGGTCAGATGCCGGGCATTCCCTGTAACATTGGCCGGTCCAGCAATTcgatggttcaacgccctcccacaAGAGTCCATCACAACTTTCGCAGACATATCTCGAAACTTTCTAGCTCAGTTCACGACGCGCATAGACAAAGCAAAACACCCAATCAACTTGCTGGGGGTCACCCAAAAGCCCGGGGAGCCGACTAGGAAGTTTCTAGATAGGTTCAACGACGAGTGTTTGGAGATCGACGGCCTCACGGACTCAGTCGCTAGTCTATGCCTAACAAATGGCCTGCTAAACGAAGACTTTAGGAAGCACCTCACAACCAAGCATGTATGGACCATGCAGAAAATAAAAAGCGTGGCCAAGGAATACATCAACGATGAAGAGGTCAGTCAGGTTGTAGCAGCCAATAAACGGCAGATCCCTGGCTCGTCAGCTCGGCAGGCTCCTCAAGTCGACAGGTACAAAGAAGCCCCCAGGGACGGCACCCTAAACAAGCCACCCAAGCACCTACGGGTAGGAAAGTTCACGAACTACACGCCACTTGCGGCGCCTATA GCCATCAGAGAAGGAAAGCTGAGCGAATTCTCCCGGCTCATCAGAGAACCGAGGAGGCGGGAAAGGAAATGCTTCGAGGAAGATCGAAGCCGAACTGTCAAACCAAGGCAAGAACCCACAGGGGATGCCAATAACCCCCCAACTTTCATAGTCAACATCGTGGTCGGGCGTGACAGCCCCCCTAAATCCAAGTCAGCAGCCAAAAGGGACACCCGAGTACTCTCCATCTCGACAGATGGCCCCGCCTCCAGCAAAAAGCATCCCACAATATCATTTGACCCAGAAGATAAGTGGTTCAGTGACCTCCCCGAAGACCCCCCCATGGTAGTTACCGTGATGGTCGGGACAGGACTAGTCAGGCGTATCCTCGTCGACACGGGAGCAGATTCAAACATTCTATTTAGAAATGTGTTCAATGCCATGGGGCTCAGGGAATCTGACCTCAAGAACCACCAACACGGAGTCATGGGACTAGGCAATAACTACATTAAACCCGACAGGACGATCTCTCTCCCAATCAGCCTAGGAACCAGTGACGCCAGAAAATGGGTTATGGCAGACTTCATAGTCCTTAGAGACTCCACTGCCTATAACATCATCCTAGAAAGAAAAACTATCAACAAATTCTCAGCTATAGTATGCACCAAGTTCCTAACAATGAAGTTCATAACGGACAAGGGAATAGTTAGTTCCATAAGGGGAGACCTAGAAACGGCAGTCACCTGCGACAGCGCTAGTCTCTCCTTAAAGAAAGAATCTAAGAGGGCAGCCAACGTGTTCCTGGCAAATTTGGACGTCAGGATGGAGGACAAGCCAAGACCAAAACCAGAAGGGGACATGGAAAAGTTCCAGATAGGAAAAATGGCAGATCAGTTTACCTTCGTAAATAGAAACCTGCCCCCATGA